DNA sequence from the Parascardovia denticolens DSM 10105 = JCM 12538 genome:
AGGATGAGGATGATGACGTCAAGAAATTGCAGAAGAATCATGAGGTCCACTTCCCCCTCGGCCCGCGGCCGGCCGAGCCCGACGCCTTGTTTTTCCTGGCTTTTGAATCGGCCGGGGCGGATGCCTCTTCCTCGGACGGCTTTCCCCTGGACGGTTCTGCCTTAGATGGTTCTTCCCCAAGCGACTTTCCCTCGGAAGATTCCGTCGCGGAAGGCTCTTCCTCGACGCCGACGATCTTCTTGCCGGTCCTTTGAGGCCGGTTCTGCGGGATGGCCACCGTCTGCGACTGGTCTTCCTCGGCCATGGTCTTATAAACCGGATAAGACCCTTCTTCGAAAGACTCCTTCGAAGAAGCCTCCTCATCCTTGACCTCCACCTTCCGGCGCAGGTCCATGACCCGCTGGGCCATGACATGGGAGGAGGAACCCCGCGAAGTCCGGGGCAGCTTCTCGGACAAGGGGTTGATCACGTTCTTCTCCAAGGCCTCCGCCCCGGTGACCAGGCCGGACTTCTTGACCGGCTTGGGGTCATCCATGAGGTCGGAATCGATGAGGTCATAAGAACGCATGTAAGCCTGAAGCAGAGCCTGGATGCTGGCGGTGATGGGCAGGGCCAGGAAGGCTCCCAAAGCCCCGAACAGGCCGCCGAAGAAGAAGACGGACAGGAAGGCGACCGCGGGGTTGAGGTCCATCGTGTCTTTGGAGACCCGAGGCTGGAAAAGCATGTTCTCGATCTGCTGGTAGACCGTGATGTAAATCAGCAGGTAGACCGCATACTGCCAGCCGTTGGTCCCCCACGCGGAGATGATGGGGATGACCCCGCCCAGGTAGGTCCCGATGGTGGGGATGAACTGGGAGACCAGGCCGCACCAGATGGCCAGAGGAAGCCAGTAAGGGATTTTGAGCAGGATCATGAAAAGGGCCAGGAAGGTCCCGTTGAGGATGGCCAGGATGAAGCGGCTGTAAAGGTAATTGGAGATTTGGCCCTGCACCGTGGTCCAGATCACGATGAACTTGCGCTGGGACCTGCGAGGGATCCATTTGCAGACGCTGCGCCGGAGCTTGGGCCCAGCCGCGGAAATGTAATAGGCGACCAGGAGAATGGTCAGGATGGCCATCAGGCCCGAGACCACGGACGAAACGGTCGAATAGAGCTGGCCCAGATAGCCTTGGCCGTGGCGGGAGAGCTCCCGCAAGGCGCTGGTGCTCAAGTCGTTCATCTTCGGCAGCTCATACCCGGTCCAGGAAGAGATGGAATTGCGGATGTCGTTGTAGGTATTGGGGATGGTGGCGATGAGTTTGGTCGCCTGCTGGACCAGCATGATGCCAAAAACCGAGAAGAAGGCGATGACCACGACCACGAAGCCGATGATGGTCACCCCGGCCGCGGCCCCCCGCTTCCAACCATGCTTGACCAGGCGGATGATGAGCGGTTCCAAGGCCAGGGAGATGAAGAGGGCGACGATCACGTAGAAGACCACTCCGGAGATCTTCGGCCAGGAGTTCCAGACGAAGATACCCAGGAAAATGGCGATGACGGTATAGAACAAACCCCGCCCCAGCCATTCCGGCGGGCGGCGGGAGTCCCCTTTGGCGGGGAAAATCGTGGCCAGGTCAATCCGTCGGATGGCGCTGGTCTCAGAAATGTTGACGGTGTCCTCGTCTTTATCGGCATCCATCTGAATCGCCCCCAATGCTTTTTAGTAGGTCCATTATCGCATAGCCATCGAAGAAAGCGGCGGCCAAGAGCCAAGCGGGGAAACGGCCGACCGAGGGGCGGGGGCCGATGGCGAGGCCCTGCCTATAATGGGACGCATGGCATCTGTTTCGATTATCATCCCCGCTTGGAACGAAGCGGATCGCATTGGCCAGTGCCTGCTCAATGCGACCACCCAGACGGTTCCGGCGCATGAGATTCTGGTGGTCGACAACAAATCCACCGACCAGACCGGTGCCATCGTCGAAGACTTCATCTCCCGCAACCCGGACAGCCGCGTCCGTCTGCTTCACCAAGACCAGGTCCAAGGCCTCATCCCCACCCGCAATTTCGGCTTCAATCATGCCACCGGGGACGTTTTGGGCCGTTTCGACGCCGACTGCATGCTCAAGCCGGATTGGGTGGAGGTGGTCGGCCAGCTGTTCGACCAAGATCCGGAAGTGATGGGGGCCACCGGCCCCTGCACCTACTATGACATGCCCGGCAAAAGCATCAGCCTGGCCGGGGACAACAAGATCCGCAAGCATATCTACGTGGCCGACGGCAAAAGGCAGCTCCTGTACGGGTCCAACATGGCCATCCGCCGCAGCGCCTGGGAAGTGATCAAGGACGAGGTCTGCCTGGATCCCCAGGACGTGATGCATGAGGACATCGACATCTCCCTCCACCTGTTCGACCACGATTTCGAGACCGTCTACAGCCCCCAGATGATCACCGCCTGCTCGGCCCGCCGCATGGACACCTCCCTGCCTTCCTTCCTCAATTACATGAAGCGCTTCAAGAACACCTTCGAAGCCCATCCCGGGCATTGGCGCACCAGTAAACCCGAATACACCCTGACCGCCCTTTACCCGGCCATCCACCTCTTCTACCCCACTTATCAGAAGCATCTGGAAAAGCATGACATCGACGCGGCCGAAGAGATGTGGATCAAGGAATGGATCGAGCTGGCCGAGCAAGACAAGATGGACCTGCCCGACCAGGTCTTCCCCGACGACCAAGAGGAAGGCTGACCCCGCGATCAAGAGGAAGGCTGATACCATCCGGCGGAATACTCGCCCCGACCGACGGAATCCAGCGATGGAATCATCCGTATGTCTTCCATCTGTGGATTACCGGGCGAATCAAAAAAAGCCGGTCATATGACCGGCTGTATTTGTACCCCCGAAGAGAGTCGAACTCTTGTTGTCAGATTGAAAGTCTGGTGTCCTAACCGTTAGACGACGGGGGCGCACTTGATTAGAGTATACGAACGGCTGGATTTGCGCAAACGTCGGGACTCCCCGCGTGTTGTGCCGCCCTGTTTGCCATCTATTCGCAAGCCACCCGCCCTTACTTCCGTAAAGTTGCCCCTATTTGCCACTTACTTGCGGATCCGATAGGTGAAGTCGTGGATGACCCGCCCAGCCTTGATCCCCTTCTTCTCGAAATTGGTCAGGATCCGCCCTTCGAACCGGTGCGATTCCTGGAAATCGGCATGGGGCAAAGCATAGGCCTGGTCCGCCGTCCCCTTGCTCACGTGCTCGATGGGCAGGCTGACGGTCAGGGTGCCGATGTTGGAAAAATCATCCCGCCCATCCATCATCTCATGTACGTGGAGGGCGTAATCGCCGATGTCGGTGGCGATCCGCCAGACCCCGCCGGACGCCAGGGCCTCGCCCACATGGGAGATGAGGGGCTCCTGGACGATCCTTCTTTTGTGGTGCTTGGTCTTGGGCCAGGGGTCGGGGAAGAAGGTCCAGACTTCGCTGATGGATCCGGCCTCGGTCCGCGCGAAAAGCTCGGGGGCGTTGACTCGCGCGATGCGCAGGTTGGACAGGCCGTTCTTGCCGGCGAGGAGGAGGGTATGGGCGACACCGGGCTTGTAAACTTCCAGGGCCAGGTAGTTGACGCCGGGATGGGCAAGGGCGGCGGCGGCCGCGTTCTCCCCCTGCCCGCTCCCGATCTCCACAATCAGGGGATGGTCGTTCCCCCAGGTCTGACGGATGAGGTCCGCAGAAAAGACGAAATCCTCGGGGACCCCCAGCTCGTGGTCCGCCTGGCCGAAATCGAGCAGATGGTCAGGGGCGTAATCCTTCCAGGCATGTTCCAAACGCTTATCCAGCCGGGACGACCTGCGCACGAAGGAAACGATCCCCCGGCCAACGAAACGGCGGGGAGGTCCTTGCCGGTCATGGTCGTCGGCGCCTCGGCTTTGATCACGGTCTTGGCTTCGACCTTGGTCCTGTTTGTGGCCTTGGCCTTGGACTCGGCCTTGGCCTTTTCCTTCATCCGAGATCGAGACGGAAGAAGGAGATTCGTCTGTAGTCATAGGGGGTATTCTAGGGGATGGAGAGGAAGAGGAAGGCATTTCTTACATTTTCGAACACGTAACGAACATTTTCTAACATTTTTTCGTCAAGGGAGAGTATGATGCGAAGTGTCACTTCAAGTTCAACGATTGGAAGAATTATGACAGTTCTCGTCACGGGTGGCTGCGGTTACATCGGAGCCCACGTCGTTCACGCTCTCCATCGGGCCGGTCAGGAGGTCGTCGTCGTCGACGACCTCTCCTACGGTAAGCCCTCCCGCATCGAAGGGGCCCGTCTCTACGGCATGGACATCGCCGCACCCGGCGCAGACAAGCGCATGGCCGAAATCATGAAAGAACACGGGGTCGATTCCGTCATCCACTTCGCCGCCCGCAAGCAGGTGGGCGAATCCGTGGAGAAGCCCCTCTGGTACTACCAGCAGAATCTCAACGGCATGCTGAACGTCCTGTCGGCCATGAAGGAATCCGGGGCCAGCAAGCTGGTCTTCTCCTCCTCCGCCGCCACTTACGGCGTGCCACCGGTGGATGTGGTGCCCGAAGACGTGGTCCCCATGCTCCCCATCAACCCTTATGGCCAGACCAAGCTCTTCGGCGAGTGGATGGCCCGGGCCTGCGAGAAGTCCTTCGGCCTGCGCTTCTGCGCCTTGCGTTACTTCAACGTGGCCGGCTGCGGCCCCGTCGAATTGGAAGACCCGGCCACCCTCAACCTGATCCCCATGGTCTTCGACCGCCTCAGGCAGGGCAAGGCCCCCGCCATCTTCGGCGCGGACTACCCCACTCCCGACGGCACCTGCGTGCGCGACTACATCCACGTATCCGACCTGGCCGACGCCCACCTCGCCGCACTGTCCTACCTGGATCGCGATGAGCGCAAGTACGACGCCTTCAACGTTGGCACCGGCGAAGGCACCTCCGTCCGCCAGATTGTGGATGAGATCAAGTCCGTGACCGGTCTACCTTTCACCGAGTCCATCGAAAAGCGCCGGGCCGGTGACCCGCCGCACCTGATCGGCTCCCCCAAGCGCATCAACGAAGAGATGGATTGGCACGCCAAGTACGACGTGCATGACATCGTCGAATCCGCCTGGGCCGCCTGGCAGGCCAATCCCGACCACCATATTGATGTGGCCACTTGGAAGCAGGTCGACTAAGCCGCCAAGACAGGCTGAAAGGCTGGACCGCCCAGCCGGGCTTCCCGAGCTGTTCCGCTAAGGAAGACGGCCAGGCAAGGCAGCCAAGCCATCAAAGCGAATCAAAGGGGCTGGAATGTATTTTCCAGCCCCTTTCCCTTACTATTCCTTGACTTTTCAAGGTCTCTCCAAATTCATCGCAAATGCGACATGCCGATACTTGCGCCTGGGCTGGGCCTCCTGTATAGTTTCTTTCTGGTTGCTGATGCGACTGTGGCTCCGTAGCTCAGCTGGTTAGAGCGCCGCCCTGTCACGGCGGAGGTCACCGGTTCAAGTCCGGCCGGAGTCGCTTGGAGTGAAAACCCGGTTCATCCGGGTTTTTTTAAAGCTCCTTGGCTCTGTAGCTCAGTTGGTAGAGCGTACGACTGAAAATCGTGAGGTCAGCGGATCGATGCCGCTCGGAGCCACCAGAAAATGACTTTTAAGCCCCGCTAAGGGGCTTTTATTTTGTGGATTAAGTGGCACAAATCGCAAGTACGAAATGCGATATGGCGGAATTAAGCCACTCTTAATTTTTTTACTTGCGTTTTGTGTCACTTTCTTCACTAGACTCAGCCCAACTGCCGGCGCACCCAACCCACGATGTAAGGGGCCACCTGCTCGATCTGGTCCATGGCGATCTCGAAATCCTCCGGTCCCCCATACCAGGGGTCCACCAGGTCGATCTTATATTCCTGCCCAGGCTGGGGAGTCGGCAGGCTGGGGTCGAACGAGCGGTACATATGAACCTGGCCCGCCTTGGACGCCGGGACCTGACGCAGGAGGGAGCGCATGTGCGAGGCGGTCATGGGGAGGAAAAGATCCGTCCGTTTGATTTCGTCAGGCGTGATCCGGTGTGCGAAATGGCCGCGGGGCAAGGAGTAGCCCCGGGCCGTCAGAACCCGGCGGGCTCGGGGATCAATGGGATTGCCGTATTCCTCCGAACTGATCCCGCTGGACTCCACCTGCACCCGACCGGACAGGCCGGCGTCGTCGAAGAAGGCGCGTAGGACGATCTCCCCCATGGGCGACCGGCAGATGTTCCCCGTGCAGATAGTGGAAACCGTGTATTTACCGGCTGTGGTCATGGGTTATTCGCCTTTCAGGCGGTCCGCCCGCGCAGCCTGGTCGTGGTCGCGGTCGCGGTCATGATCCCGGTCCCTATCGATCCGGGTCAACGTACGGAAACGGTAACGGGATATCCCTTGGTCCTTCTCGGGCTTCTGCCAACCTCCATCCCAGCTGCATTCGAAAACGCCTTGGGCCAGGAGGCCATCCACGTCGGGGGCGAAGGCGTCCGCGTCCACGATGGCGTCCACATCGGTCAGATAGATATTCTGGGCGTAAGGAAGCATGGCCTGGTAGATCCGGGCCCCGCCAATCACCCAAATCTCCCCCCGGCGGATGCCGTCATCCGGGATGGCCGGCTGGGAGGCGATCCTCAGGGCTTCATCCACGCTGTCGGCCACGGTAGCGCCCGGAGCCTGGTAATCAACCTGGGACGATATGACGATGTTGTCCCTCTGGGCTAGGGGCCGACGTTGGGAGTTCAGGGACTCCCAAGTCCTGCGGCCCATGATGACCGGGTGGGAGATGGTCAGCTCGCGGAAACGCTTCATGTCTTCGGCCAGATGCCAAGGCATCCCCCCATCGATTCCGATGGCCCCAGGCCGGCCGTCAGGCGTATGGGCCTGGGCCCAAATCAGATTGATACAGGGAGAGGAGAAATTGTCGGCATCGTCATCGATGGCTTCTTCCTCCCATGCCTCCTCGGCGAATTGGAATCCTGCTTCATTGTCAAGAGATTGGTGGTAACCACTGCGACTACTGTCATGCTCCATATCGAACTAACTCCTTGTAAAACGAATAGTCCCCATCATACACGATGGGGACTGATAAGCCGAGGGGAAAGTCAAGCCGGGGGAAGACCGGCCGACCAGTCTAGTAGCCGAATCCAATTGCCGAATCGGGCGCCTCAATCAAACGGACAAATCAGACGCCAGAATCAGACGGCCGAATCCAACTGCCAGATCAGACGGCCACGGGAGCGGCGATCTTGGCCCCATGCTGGTAATTCAGCACATGGAAGTCCTCGTACTGGTAGTCGAAGAGGGAATCGGCCTTGTCCATGACCAGCTGGGGGTAAGGATAAGGCTGACGGGACAGCTGTTCCAGGAACTGGTCCACATGGTTGTCGTAGATGTGGCAGTCTCCCCCGGTCCAGACGAACTCGCCCGGCTCCAGACCCGTCTGCTGGGCCATCATGCAGGTCAGCAGGGAGTAGGAGGCGATGTTGAAAGGCACGCCCAGGAACATGTCGGCGGAACGCTGGTAGAGCTGACAGGAAAGCCTGCCATCGGCCACATAGAACTGGAAGAGGGCGTGGCAGGGAGGCAGGGCCATCCTCTCGACTTCGGCGGGATTCCAGGCGGAGACGATCATACGACGGGAGTCGGGGTTATCTTTGATCATCTGAAGCACATTGGCGATCTGGTCAATGGTGCGATGGGAGTCGTCCTTGGTCGGCGCCGGCCAAGACCTCCATTGGACCCCGTAGACCGGGCCGAGCTCGCCGGTCTCCGGGTCGGCCCATTCATCCCAGATGTGCACCTTGTTCTCCTGCAGCCAGCGCACGTTGCTGGAGCCTTTGAGGAACCAGAGGAGCTCATAGGACACCCCTTTGAACCAGACGGATTTCGTGGTGATCAGGGGGAAGGAGCGGGAGAGGTCGAAACGCATTTGTTTACCGAAGAGGGAGATGGTCCCGGTGCCGGTCCTGTCCGATTTGAGACTGCCGGTCATGAGGATCTCCCGGGCCAAGTCTTCGTAAGGGGTGGGGACGTCCGACTGGGGACGGGCGGGGACGCAGGCGCGGATCGCTTCCAGTTCTTCTTGTGTCAAAGCCATGGCTCCATCATATGGTCAGTCTGGGATAGAGGACTCGGCCGCCGCCGACTATTGAGACCGTTCCGCTCTTAGCGACAGGGGCAAATGAATGAGCCTGTTGTAGAGTTGTAGCTGAAAGCCGGCGGAGCCGATGGCTCCGGCCAAGGCGGCGGTTTCGGTTGCTCCGGCAGATCCGTTGCTCCGGTTGCTCCGAGAACCCCGGTTGCTCCGACGAAGAATATAAGAATATACGGAAAACACGAAAGATTCGGAAAACAAAACACGGAAAAGAGGTAACGATGGCACGTTTATGGGTGGACCGCAAGGCTGATGGAACCTGGGTCGGACACAAGGAAGGCGGGGCCGAAGTGGTCTTCGGGCACGGGGACGACGTCTTCTCCCCCGGCGATCTGATGAAGATCGCCCTGGCCGCCTGCGCTGGGCTGTCCAGCCAATTCGCGGTCGAATCCACTTTGGGAGAGGGAAAGGGGGCCATCATCGTGGTGGATGGCACCTACGATGACGCCACCGACTCCTACCTCAACTTCAGCGAGCAGGTCGTGGTGGACGCGACCGACGCCAAGATGGACCAGGCCGCCGCCGATAAGCTCAAGGAGCGGGTCATCCGTCACATCAACAAGGGGTGCACCGTCAAGCACACCTATCAGCAGGAGACCCCTGTGCGTATGGATGTGGCCATCCGCCACTGATCACGATGCGGATGCCGCGGCAGGTTCCATTGCGGATGCCACGACCGCTCTGACTAGGAAAAACGAAAAGCCGGGGGGCTGACCCCGGCCTTTTCCGTATTCCTTTTTTGAGAAGAGGGATCCCAAGAGGTCCTGAAAGATCCCGAGAGTCCCGAAAAGTCCAAATCCTACAGGGACTGGGCGCTTTGCGGGTCGATGGTGGACGCGACGTCGGCCGCCACTCCCTCATCCGGGCTTTCCAGCGACACCTGCCGCACGCCTTCCACGGTCTCCAAGGGGACGGGGGGCACGTCGGCGGCGGAGCGCGGGTTCTCGTTCATCTCGGTCTCAGCGGCCTCCACATACTTGCGTGGAACCACGTAAACCGGGCCCACCGCATGCTGAATCAGCCCTTGACTGACCGACCCGAAGATCAGGCCGGTGAATCCTCCTCTGCCGCGGGATCCGACCACGACCACGTCGCTGGTCTTGCTGGCCTTAGTCAAAGCGTCCACGGCGGACCCTTCCAAGACCTGTTCCTCGATCTGCAAATCCGGATATTTCTCCCGCAGAGGCTGGGTCCTCACCTTGAGGTCATCCAGGTAAGAGGCCATGATGTTCTTCTGCTCGTCCTCATCCAGTCCATTGGCCCCCACCGGGGTGATGCCGGTCATGGCCGGGACGGCGGAAAGCACGGTCAGCTTCGCCCCCCATTGGTTGGCGAATTCGGCCGCGATCTGGATGGCCCGGACCCCCCACTTGGATTCGTCTGCCCCCACCACCACGTTCTTGATGGTGTTGCTCAGGTGCATGACATTGCCTTCGTCGTCGGTGTAAGGGATGACCACGACCGGGCAATAGGCCGCCGCCGGCAGGCTGGAACTGGTGGTCCCCAGCATGCGCTCGGCCAAGCCGCCTTTGCCTCGGTTACCGATGACAATGAGGTTGTAGTTGTGGGAGAGCTCGATGAAGACGCTGGCCGTGTCCCCGGTGACGATCAAGGTGGTCGCCTTGACCCCCTGGGCTTCGGCTATGGCCTTGGCCTTCATGAGGATGGTTTGCGCGTCGTTATGCGCAGCTTTGTCATCCCCCATGGAGGTATAAGTCACATCGAAGGAGACGGCCGCGTAAGACGGCAGGGAATATGCGCAGACGATATGCAGGGTCAGACCGGCGTGATGGGCGTAATTCGCAGCCCACCACACGGCTTTATAGCTGGCGTCGGAGCCATCGACCCCGACCAGGATGGCTTTGTCGTACTTTGCCACGATTCCTCCTTTGGAACGCACGTCCACTTTCCTTCAATTTTACGCAATTTTCATCGACTTGCATAAATGACAATCAGGAAAGGCGTGTCCCAAGAGGACAACCTGCAAGAAATCCCCGTGGAAATCCCTATAAAGAAACCCTCTATGGGAATCAGCGGAAAATCAGCTATGGATGAACTGGAAGTTACTCGGATTGCTGATGGTACGGATGTGAATCACGCCCTGCCACACGGCCCCGCATTCGGAGATGGTGACGGTCCCATCAGGATTGACGGATTCGACGATGGCCACGTGCCCGTAAGAGGGGTCGGAGCCTTCCTGGCCAGGGGCGAAGACCATGACATCGCCCACCTGGGGCTTGTTGTCCACGGCGTAACCCATGCCACGGGCAGAAGCGGCCCACTGACCGCCGTTGCCGAAGTGGGACCCCACCGGCAGACCCAGCTGGTGGCGGCGCAAGTAGGCCCACCAGGTGCACTGGGAGAATTCGTAGGCATTGCCGGAGTCCCCGGTCGCATGGTTGACCTTCATGGTCTCGGCGGCGGGGGCGGTGTAAGAGAAGAGGGTGGTCGGCTTGGAAGTGGAGTCAGCCTGGGAAGCGACGAGGGCGGAAGTGGACGGCTTGACGACGGATTCCACTTTGGCCTTCTGGGTGGAAACGCTCAACTTAGCCGTGTCCACATTGGAGGAGTTCGTATCCAGGTTCCAGCGGGCGGAAGAATCCTCGGTGACGGAAGCGGTCTCAGTGGCGGAAGGCTGGGATTGGCGGTCTTCATGACGGCTGACGGAGGAGGAGCCCAAGGACTGGCTCTCCACCACTTGGGAGGAGGAAGAGCCGTGGGCGGCCAAAGTCTGATTGGCGGCCGAGGCGTAAACGGTCCCGATGGTCCCCATGAGCATGGTGGCTGCTGAGGCGACCATGAATTGCCCGCGACGGGCCGATTTCTGTTCCATCAGGCGCAGGTCTTTGCGGGTGACGGGGGCGGAATTCAGCTTCTCCAGCAGGGCGAGGTCCAGGTCATGCCGGACGGCGAAACTGGGGGCATGGGCGGGGGTGGTGTCTATGGGGACGGCTGGCGCCAGATGCCGGCCGGGCTTGGGTCTGTGGGAGGTCACGGAAAGGGAGGATCCACCAGTCGCGAGGTCGACGTGTTTCCCAGCGCCGGAAGCCTTTCGGCCTGCCTGCGAGTGCATGGTATGGCGCGACGAGGGGCTGACGTGTGCTCCATGTGACATAAAAGGTCCTCCTTGATAGACCTCCACCACCATAACAAGGCCGATAGAGAAATTCAATTTATTTGTGAAGATTTCTCCCGAATCGTGGAATCGGACGGAAGAAACACGTCCAAAATTGTCCACCAGTCGCCTGGGAATCGCCTGACGAATCCCCCTGTCAGCGAAAAGCCCGTCATGGCTCCCGTCGGAACCATCCCTCGCGACCGGCCAGGCAAGGCCATCACAAAGCGCACGAGGCCAGGATGTAGGATCCGGGTGCGGGACTCCCTCCGCTGACGGTCACCGATTTTTCGCTGGCGGGGATGAAGGCGGCCTCCCCCTGTTTCAGGTCGAGCACCTGGCTGTTGGTCCGGCAGCGGACGATCCCCTCCAGACAGACGATCACGCGGGGGCCGCCTTGCGAAGCCAGGACATGCTGGGGGCCCACCGCTTGGGCGAAGCGGGCCTGGGCCTGGCGCAGGCGGTCGCTGACCGCCCACCAGTGGTCCGGCTCCTGGCAGCGGGGGTCCACATGCCCGTACGCCAACATGAATTCCTGCAAAGTAGGCCGGTAAGTCACCACATCGGCCTGGAGGATCATCTTGATCAGGCCGGAGGAAGGGTCCAGAGGAGGGGCCGGCCGGCAGTCCATGTTTTCCAGGAAACGCGGCAGGTCTTTGTACTTCCCGGTCAGACCGGCCCGCAGAACGTTGTCGGAATTGGTCATGATCTCGGCCCCCGTCCCTGACAGGTAGGCGTGCACGATCCCGGTGGGGATGAAAACGGATCCGCCCTGTTGCAGTTCCACCGGGTTCATCATGGCGATCGCCAAGGCGCTGCGGTCAGCAGGAAAAGCTTCGGCCGCCCGGGCCGCATGGGCCAGGGGACTCCCCGGGTCGCATCCGAAGGAAGCCCGGATGATGGCCTGGCTGACGGAAGGGTCCCCTTCCCGGCAGGTCCCGTCCTCTTCCCAGCCCAAGGCTATGCGAAAGGCCTGATTGACGGCGTTCCGGGCCCCGGTCTTGCCTTTATCGGCCCCGGCCAAAACCTCCACCATCCTGTGGGCCAGAGGATGCTCGACCATGCTCAAGGCCGCGATCTGCTTCCTGAGGGGCAGAAAACCGACCGAAGCGCTGAAATCCTCCAAGGCCACCACCATCTCATGCTTGGCCACAGGGTCTTTGAAAGTCCGGCAGGGGTCCGACAGGTCCAGGCCCGACTCGCTCTCCCTGGCGAAGCCTTCCCTCGCCCGGTCCAGCGAAGGATGCACCTGCAAAGACAAGGGCACTTGGGCGGAGATGATTTTGAAAAGGAAAGGCAGGGAGTCCCCCCACCTCTGGACCACCTCGTGCCCCAACATGAATTCAGGAGCCCGGTCGATGGCCTCCGCCAAATTGATCCGGTCCCCGTCCACATCCAAGACCGAGGGGGATTCGGGATGGCCGCTGAACCATAATTCGGCCAAAGGGCCCGGTT
Encoded proteins:
- a CDS encoding glycosyltransferase, encoding MASVSIIIPAWNEADRIGQCLLNATTQTVPAHEILVVDNKSTDQTGAIVEDFISRNPDSRVRLLHQDQVQGLIPTRNFGFNHATGDVLGRFDADCMLKPDWVEVVGQLFDQDPEVMGATGPCTYYDMPGKSISLAGDNKIRKHIYVADGKRQLLYGSNMAIRRSAWEVIKDEVCLDPQDVMHEDIDISLHLFDHDFETVYSPQMITACSARRMDTSLPSFLNYMKRFKNTFEAHPGHWRTSKPEYTLTALYPAIHLFYPTYQKHLEKHDIDAAEEMWIKEWIELAEQDKMDLPDQVFPDDQEEG
- a CDS encoding dihydrofolate reductase: MEHDSSRSGYHQSLDNEAGFQFAEEAWEEEAIDDDADNFSSPCINLIWAQAHTPDGRPGAIGIDGGMPWHLAEDMKRFRELTISHPVIMGRRTWESLNSQRRPLAQRDNIVISSQVDYQAPGATVADSVDEALRIASQPAIPDDGIRRGEIWVIGGARIYQAMLPYAQNIYLTDVDAIVDADAFAPDVDGLLAQGVFECSWDGGWQKPEKDQGISRYRFRTLTRIDRDRDHDRDRDHDQAARADRLKGE
- the galE gene encoding UDP-glucose 4-epimerase GalE — protein: MTVLVTGGCGYIGAHVVHALHRAGQEVVVVDDLSYGKPSRIEGARLYGMDIAAPGADKRMAEIMKEHGVDSVIHFAARKQVGESVEKPLWYYQQNLNGMLNVLSAMKESGASKLVFSSSAATYGVPPVDVVPEDVVPMLPINPYGQTKLFGEWMARACEKSFGLRFCALRYFNVAGCGPVELEDPATLNLIPMVFDRLRQGKAPAIFGADYPTPDGTCVRDYIHVSDLADAHLAALSYLDRDERKYDAFNVGTGEGTSVRQIVDEIKSVTGLPFTESIEKRRAGDPPHLIGSPKRINEEMDWHAKYDVHDIVESAWAAWQANPDHHIDVATWKQVD
- a CDS encoding OsmC family protein, whose amino-acid sequence is MARLWVDRKADGTWVGHKEGGAEVVFGHGDDVFSPGDLMKIALAACAGLSSQFAVESTLGEGKGAIIVVDGTYDDATDSYLNFSEQVVVDATDAKMDQAAADKLKERVIRHINKGCTVKHTYQQETPVRMDVAIRH
- a CDS encoding AI-2E family transporter, whose translation is MDADKDEDTVNISETSAIRRIDLATIFPAKGDSRRPPEWLGRGLFYTVIAIFLGIFVWNSWPKISGVVFYVIVALFISLALEPLIIRLVKHGWKRGAAAGVTIIGFVVVVIAFFSVFGIMLVQQATKLIATIPNTYNDIRNSISSWTGYELPKMNDLSTSALRELSRHGQGYLGQLYSTVSSVVSGLMAILTILLVAYYISAAGPKLRRSVCKWIPRRSQRKFIVIWTTVQGQISNYLYSRFILAILNGTFLALFMILLKIPYWLPLAIWCGLVSQFIPTIGTYLGGVIPIISAWGTNGWQYAVYLLIYITVYQQIENMLFQPRVSKDTMDLNPAVAFLSVFFFGGLFGALGAFLALPITASIQALLQAYMRSYDLIDSDLMDDPKPVKKSGLVTGAEALEKNVINPLSEKLPRTSRGSSSHVMAQRVMDLRRKVEVKDEEASSKESFEEGSYPVYKTMAEEDQSQTVAIPQNRPQRTGKKIVGVEEEPSATESSEGKSLGEEPSKAEPSRGKPSEEEASAPADSKARKNKASGSAGRGPRGKWTS
- a CDS encoding low molecular weight protein-tyrosine-phosphatase; translated protein: MTTAGKYTVSTICTGNICRSPMGEIVLRAFFDDAGLSGRVQVESSGISSEEYGNPIDPRARRVLTARGYSLPRGHFAHRITPDEIKRTDLFLPMTASHMRSLLRQVPASKAGQVHMYRSFDPSLPTPQPGQEYKIDLVDPWYGGPEDFEIAMDQIEQVAPYIVGWVRRQLG
- a CDS encoding thymidylate synthase, giving the protein MALTQEELEAIRACVPARPQSDVPTPYEDLAREILMTGSLKSDRTGTGTISLFGKQMRFDLSRSFPLITTKSVWFKGVSYELLWFLKGSSNVRWLQENKVHIWDEWADPETGELGPVYGVQWRSWPAPTKDDSHRTIDQIANVLQMIKDNPDSRRMIVSAWNPAEVERMALPPCHALFQFYVADGRLSCQLYQRSADMFLGVPFNIASYSLLTCMMAQQTGLEPGEFVWTGGDCHIYDNHVDQFLEQLSRQPYPYPQLVMDKADSLFDYQYEDFHVLNYQHGAKIAAPVAV
- the trmB gene encoding tRNA (guanine(46)-N(7))-methyltransferase TrmB, with translation MTTDESPSSVSISDEGKGQGRVQGQGHKQDQGRSQDRDQSRGADDHDRQGPPRRFVGRGIVSFVRRSSRLDKRLEHAWKDYAPDHLLDFGQADHELGVPEDFVFSADLIRQTWGNDHPLIVEIGSGQGENAAAAALAHPGVNYLALEVYKPGVAHTLLLAGKNGLSNLRIARVNAPELFARTEAGSISEVWTFFPDPWPKTKHHKRRIVQEPLISHVGEALASGGVWRIATDIGDYALHVHEMMDGRDDFSNIGTLTVSLPIEHVSKGTADQAYALPHADFQESHRFEGRILTNFEKKGIKAGRVIHDFTYRIRK
- a CDS encoding universal stress protein — encoded protein: MAKYDKAILVGVDGSDASYKAVWWAANYAHHAGLTLHIVCAYSLPSYAAVSFDVTYTSMGDDKAAHNDAQTILMKAKAIAEAQGVKATTLIVTGDTASVFIELSHNYNLIVIGNRGKGGLAERMLGTTSSSLPAAAYCPVVVIPYTDDEGNVMHLSNTIKNVVVGADESKWGVRAIQIAAEFANQWGAKLTVLSAVPAMTGITPVGANGLDEDEQKNIMASYLDDLKVRTQPLREKYPDLQIEEQVLEGSAVDALTKASKTSDVVVVGSRGRGGFTGLIFGSVSQGLIQHAVGPVYVVPRKYVEAAETEMNENPRSAADVPPVPLETVEGVRQVSLESPDEGVAADVASTIDPQSAQSL